In Janthinobacterium rivuli, a single genomic region encodes these proteins:
- the ribA gene encoding GTP cyclohydrolase II — translation MQSGADLLATGELDYTTSCALPTPWAQFTLHAFVEHATGKEHLAMVLGDIGNGEPVLARVHSECLTGDVLFSQRCDCGAQLEGALKRIAEEGRGILLYLRQEGRGIGLINKIRAYRLQEAGADTVQANEQLGFKADARNYTLCKPMFAQFGIHSLRLMTNNPRKIAAMEALGITVAERVPLLVNRNAFNQHYLNTKQSKLGHMMTPETAPALEDGAL, via the coding sequence ATGCAAAGCGGCGCAGACCTCCTGGCGACAGGCGAATTGGATTACACGACTTCCTGCGCACTGCCGACGCCGTGGGCCCAGTTCACCTTGCACGCCTTTGTCGAGCACGCGACGGGCAAGGAACACCTGGCCATGGTGCTAGGCGATATCGGCAACGGCGAACCGGTGCTGGCGCGCGTGCATTCCGAGTGCCTGACGGGCGACGTGCTGTTTTCGCAGCGCTGCGACTGCGGCGCGCAGCTCGAGGGCGCCCTGAAACGCATCGCCGAGGAAGGCCGCGGCATCTTGCTGTACCTGCGCCAGGAAGGACGCGGCATCGGCCTGATCAACAAGATCCGCGCCTACCGCCTGCAGGAAGCGGGCGCCGACACGGTGCAGGCGAATGAACAGCTGGGCTTCAAGGCCGACGCGCGCAACTACACCTTGTGCAAACCCATGTTCGCGCAATTCGGCATCCACAGCCTGCGCCTGATGACGAACAATCCGCGCAAGATCGCCGCCATGGAAGCGCTGGGCATCACGGTGGCCGAACGGGTGCCGCTGCTGGTCAACCGCAACGCCTTCAACCAGCACTACCTGAATACCAAACAAAGCAAGCTCGGTCACATGATGACGCCGGAAACGGCGCCGGCGCTGGAAGACGGCGCCCTGTAG
- a CDS encoding S1 family peptidase — protein sequence MKLSDYAFLLASLCAAAGAHAAPAPAPAAAPTASTPPIKPPPATAAPAATEHAALPPPSSAAQKLYTAARADILQVRVLLKNGRTQSSVGSGFLIGTGDLVVSNYHVVSQFALDPDTYVGEWVDTSGQRGNVELLAVDVLHDLAVLRVNRHGTGFFKMPEALAPLTQGQYLYSMGNPLDLGFAISEGSYNGVVTRSFYDQLMFTGPINSGMSGGPSVTANGDVAGINVSKRLDGELVSFLVPARYAQQLLAKVAQQGKPPKDFKPLVTAQLLAHQEVMLARLLDMPLSLKAMGPYRVPVRESDQMRCWGRSNVKSDKPYMLDNTSCAMESAIFISGALQTGQVSMRHEFLRSSELGSLRFSELASASFKNESFGSYKSVNLTGPQCTEQFVKNKTLLLRAVLCVRAYRKFTGLYDFALLAASTDEPMMSLQSRIDARGVSYANGMRVTRTFLEALSRAPSTTSSRKP from the coding sequence ATGAAATTATCTGACTACGCCTTCCTGCTGGCCAGCCTGTGCGCTGCGGCAGGCGCACACGCGGCCCCGGCACCTGCGCCAGCCGCGGCCCCCACCGCCTCGACTCCCCCCATCAAACCGCCGCCGGCCACCGCCGCGCCCGCCGCCACCGAACATGCGGCCTTGCCGCCGCCCTCGTCGGCCGCGCAAAAGCTGTACACGGCCGCGCGCGCCGACATCCTGCAAGTGCGCGTGCTGCTGAAGAACGGCCGCACGCAATCGTCCGTCGGTTCGGGCTTCTTGATCGGCACGGGCGACCTGGTGGTGAGCAACTATCATGTCGTGTCCCAGTTCGCGCTCGACCCCGATACCTACGTGGGAGAGTGGGTCGACACGAGCGGCCAGCGCGGTAACGTGGAATTGCTGGCCGTCGACGTGCTGCACGATCTGGCGGTATTGCGCGTGAACCGCCACGGTACTGGCTTCTTCAAGATGCCGGAAGCGCTGGCGCCGCTGACGCAGGGCCAGTACCTGTATTCGATGGGCAATCCGCTGGACCTGGGCTTCGCCATTTCGGAAGGCTCGTACAACGGCGTCGTCACGCGCAGCTTCTACGACCAGCTGATGTTTACGGGGCCGATCAATTCCGGCATGAGCGGTGGCCCCAGCGTCACGGCGAATGGCGACGTCGCCGGCATCAATGTCTCGAAACGCCTCGATGGCGAACTCGTCAGTTTCCTAGTGCCCGCCCGCTATGCCCAGCAATTGCTGGCCAAGGTGGCGCAGCAAGGCAAGCCGCCGAAAGACTTCAAGCCCCTGGTGACGGCGCAACTGCTGGCGCACCAGGAAGTCATGCTGGCGCGCCTGCTCGACATGCCCTTGAGCCTGAAAGCCATGGGCCCGTACCGCGTGCCCGTGCGCGAGTCCGACCAGATGCGCTGCTGGGGCCGCTCCAACGTCAAGTCCGACAAGCCCTACATGCTCGACAACACCAGTTGCGCCATGGAGTCGGCCATCTTCATTTCCGGCGCCCTGCAGACGGGGCAAGTGTCGATGCGCCACGAATTTTTGCGCAGCAGCGAACTGGGCTCCCTGCGCTTTTCCGAACTGGCCAGCGCGTCGTTCAAGAATGAAAGTTTCGGCAGCTACAAGAGCGTGAACCTGACCGGCCCGCAATGCACCGAACAGTTCGTCAAGAACAAAACCCTGCTCCTGCGCGCCGTGCTGTGCGTGCGCGCCTACCGCAAGTTTACGGGACTGTACGACTTTGCCCTGCTGGCCGCCAGCACCGATGAGCCAATGATGAGCCTGCAAAGCCGCATCGACGCGCGCGGCGTGTCGTACGCCAACGGCATGCGCGTCACGCGCACCTTCCTCGAAGCGCTGTCGCGCGCGCCCTCCACCACCAGCAGCCGCAAGCCATGA
- a CDS encoding FHA domain-containing protein: protein MKPPYYIEILAENGEVRQRQRIESLPIRIGRGYDNDFILDDAHTAAAHAIVEDDGAGGLLLRDLGSQNGVIHRGQRQLQVAMSGNSIVRLGHTRLRVRASDHPVAPELGDTTRHDWEGLRPAVAGLAMIGASAAFSNWLSDADAFEPISYLMVIAYALAGGLVWASVWAVANRLFGHVARFGRHLFIIGCGLLAMEVWELGSNVAAYALSLEALTRYGRHMFIVIICVMIYYHLCTIKPQHPRRFGLVAVVLAIIGSTLILLSNLQISGRLADETYMSVIYPPVLRVSPDHTMDAFFRDAAGLQRAVDAERGKAAKGADEDEDSGD, encoded by the coding sequence ATGAAGCCGCCCTATTACATCGAAATCCTCGCCGAGAATGGCGAAGTGCGGCAACGCCAGCGGATCGAGTCCTTGCCGATCCGCATCGGCCGCGGCTACGACAACGACTTCATCCTCGACGACGCGCATACGGCCGCAGCGCACGCCATCGTCGAGGACGACGGCGCTGGTGGCCTGCTGCTGCGCGACCTGGGCAGCCAGAATGGCGTGATCCACCGGGGACAGCGGCAATTGCAAGTGGCCATGAGCGGCAACAGCATCGTGCGCCTCGGCCACACGCGCCTGCGCGTGCGCGCCAGCGATCATCCGGTGGCGCCCGAACTGGGCGACACGACCCGGCACGACTGGGAAGGCTTGCGCCCGGCCGTCGCCGGCCTGGCCATGATCGGCGCCTCGGCCGCCTTCAGCAACTGGCTCAGTGATGCGGATGCCTTCGAGCCGATTTCCTACCTGATGGTCATCGCCTACGCGCTGGCCGGCGGCCTCGTGTGGGCGTCGGTCTGGGCCGTGGCAAACCGGCTGTTCGGCCATGTGGCGCGCTTCGGCCGTCACCTGTTCATCATCGGCTGCGGCTTGCTGGCCATGGAAGTGTGGGAACTGGGCAGCAACGTGGCGGCGTATGCGCTGTCGCTGGAAGCGCTGACGCGCTATGGACGGCACATGTTCATCGTCATCATCTGCGTCATGATCTACTACCATTTGTGCACGATCAAGCCGCAGCATCCGCGCCGCTTCGGCCTCGTCGCCGTCGTGCTGGCGATCATTGGCTCGACCCTGATCCTGCTGAGCAACCTGCAGATCAGCGGCCGCCTTGCCGACGAGACATACATGTCGGTCATTTACCCTCCGGTTCTGCGGGTCAGCCCGGATCACACGATGGACGCCTTCTTCCGCGACGCGGCCGGCCTGCAGCGCGCCGTCGACGCCGAGCGGGGCAAGGCGGCCAAGGGCGCCGACGAAGACGAAGACAGCGGCGATTGA
- a CDS encoding PEP-CTERM sorting domain-containing protein, with the protein MKNLPKFALSLIVAGVFAQANASTVPLSTGYSDAGAHASAAYGATSEYLGGSKSLLVDSHTLSLLGLENCCDAGEQVPVKAAGNHPASVAGGDSLVSEVPEPTIYAMLLIGLGLLGFTARRKQDDKF; encoded by the coding sequence ATGAAAAACTTGCCCAAATTTGCCTTGTCCTTGATCGTTGCCGGTGTGTTTGCCCAGGCGAACGCCAGCACCGTCCCCTTGTCCACCGGTTACTCGGACGCTGGCGCACACGCTTCCGCCGCATATGGCGCGACGAGCGAGTACCTCGGCGGTTCGAAGTCCTTGCTGGTCGATAGCCATACCTTGAGCCTCTTAGGCCTGGAAAACTGTTGCGATGCCGGCGAGCAAGTACCGGTCAAGGCGGCCGGCAACCATCCCGCCAGCGTTGCCGGCGGCGACAGCCTGGTGTCGGAAGTGCCGGAACCGACCATCTACGCCATGCTGCTGATCGGCCTGGGCTTGCTGGGTTTTACGGCGCGCCGCAAGCAGGATGACAAATTCTAA
- a CDS encoding MmcQ/YjbR family DNA-binding protein, giving the protein MVDLEELRYLALSFPDTTEEEHHDRPAFRVGGKIFATLPDDEHINVLLDAEAAHIATVITPSGCEKLWWGERLAGITVRLADAELDMLAAALTAAWRRKAPSDLAKTIAPTG; this is encoded by the coding sequence ATGGTCGACCTGGAAGAACTACGCTATCTGGCACTGTCGTTTCCCGACACCACCGAGGAAGAACACCACGACCGTCCGGCCTTCCGCGTGGGCGGGAAGATCTTCGCCACCCTGCCCGATGACGAGCACATCAACGTACTGCTCGATGCGGAAGCGGCGCATATCGCCACCGTCATCACGCCATCGGGTTGCGAAAAGCTGTGGTGGGGCGAGCGCCTGGCCGGCATCACGGTGCGCCTGGCGGACGCCGAACTGGACATGCTGGCCGCCGCCCTGACGGCCGCCTGGCGGCGCAAGGCGCCCAGCGACCTGGCCAAGACCATCGCCCCGACAGGGTAG
- a CDS encoding TetR/AcrR family transcriptional regulator, which yields MKQDKKEAVGKAKTGRPRTFDEDAALDCAMKVFWEKSYEGSSLPELTKAMGMNRPSLYAVFGNKEQLFHKALERYSDTRMRFFDAALEQPTARQVVEALLTQYVDAQTMPDGPHGCMGVNAALACSDDALPIRDELFARRLRGEIKLRDRLRRAREEGDLPPDSCPEQQARFVVTLSQGMAIQAAAGVSREQLQQMVGLLLRNWPL from the coding sequence ATGAAACAAGATAAAAAAGAGGCGGTAGGCAAGGCAAAAACGGGACGGCCACGCACCTTCGACGAGGACGCGGCGCTCGATTGCGCCATGAAAGTATTCTGGGAAAAGAGCTATGAAGGCAGTTCCTTGCCGGAATTGACGAAAGCCATGGGCATGAACCGGCCCAGCCTGTATGCCGTCTTTGGCAACAAGGAGCAACTGTTCCACAAGGCGCTCGAGCGCTACAGCGACACGCGCATGCGGTTTTTCGATGCGGCGCTGGAACAGCCGACGGCGCGCCAGGTGGTGGAAGCCTTGCTGACACAATATGTCGACGCGCAAACCATGCCCGACGGGCCGCACGGCTGCATGGGCGTCAATGCGGCGCTGGCGTGCAGCGACGATGCCTTGCCGATCCGCGATGAATTGTTCGCGCGCCGGCTGCGCGGTGAAATCAAACTGCGCGACCGCTTGCGGCGGGCCAGGGAAGAGGGGGATTTGCCGCCCGATTCCTGCCCCGAGCAGCAGGCGCGCTTTGTCGTGACCCTGTCGCAGGGCATGGCCATCCAGGCGGCGGCCGGCGTCTCGCGCGAACAGTTGCAGCAGATGGTGGGTTTGCTTCTGCGCAATTGGCCCTTGTAA
- a CDS encoding MFS transporter, translating to MQTPSHATADDTTVAPWLAVLSVGIGAFALVTSEFLPVGLLPAMAAELSISKGQAGLMITTPGIVAAFAAIFVTVGSGRLDRRIVLLALTALLVASNLLVALAPSYTWILLGRAMLGVGVGGFWAIGSAIGPRLVAPQHASRAMSIIFAGVSLGTVAGVPAGALVGELVGWRVAFGAASAIAVLVFLGQLLLLPKLPPTQAIRLRQLPMIFGIRKARLGLIATAMLFTGQFAAYTYIAPFLTQISHLAAGTVSAMLLVYGASGFIGNLMGGWAAGRYERAALMVTGAVLGLSTLALATFGSHSLTAMLLVAVWGFGFGAMPIAVQTWMFKAAPELMEGSSALFVAIVQVSLASGALLGGMAVDRLGVSSAMVIGGLFALGCALTIAIFGKPRASVKTAAACMAS from the coding sequence ATGCAAACACCTTCCCACGCTACTGCCGACGATACCACCGTGGCGCCATGGCTGGCCGTCCTGTCGGTCGGCATCGGCGCCTTCGCCCTCGTCACCTCCGAATTCCTGCCCGTCGGCCTGCTGCCGGCCATGGCCGCCGAACTGTCCATCAGCAAGGGCCAGGCGGGCTTGATGATCACCACGCCTGGCATCGTTGCCGCGTTTGCCGCCATCTTCGTCACCGTCGGCTCGGGCCGCCTGGACCGCCGCATCGTGCTGCTGGCGCTGACTGCCCTGCTGGTCGCCTCGAACCTGCTGGTGGCGCTGGCTCCCTCGTATACGTGGATACTGCTGGGCCGCGCCATGCTGGGCGTCGGTGTCGGCGGCTTCTGGGCCATCGGCAGCGCCATCGGCCCGCGCCTGGTGGCGCCACAGCATGCGTCGCGCGCCATGTCCATCATCTTCGCCGGCGTCTCGCTGGGCACGGTGGCGGGCGTGCCGGCCGGTGCGCTGGTGGGCGAGCTGGTGGGATGGCGGGTCGCTTTCGGCGCGGCCAGCGCCATCGCCGTGCTGGTCTTCCTCGGCCAGTTGTTGCTGCTGCCCAAGCTGCCGCCGACACAGGCCATCCGCTTGCGCCAGTTGCCGATGATTTTCGGCATCCGCAAGGCACGCCTGGGTCTGATCGCCACGGCCATGCTCTTCACGGGCCAGTTCGCCGCCTACACGTATATCGCACCCTTCCTCACGCAAATCTCGCACCTGGCGGCCGGCACGGTCAGCGCCATGCTGCTCGTCTACGGCGCTTCCGGCTTCATCGGCAACCTCATGGGCGGCTGGGCCGCCGGCCGCTACGAACGGGCCGCGCTGATGGTGACGGGCGCCGTGCTGGGCTTGTCCACCCTGGCCCTGGCCACGTTCGGCAGCCACTCGCTGACCGCCATGCTGCTGGTGGCCGTGTGGGGTTTCGGTTTCGGCGCCATGCCGATCGCCGTGCAGACGTGGATGTTCAAGGCCGCGCCGGAACTGATGGAAGGCAGCAGCGCGCTGTTTGTCGCCATCGTGCAAGTGTCGCTGGCGTCGGGCGCCTTGCTGGGAGGCATGGCCGTCGACCGGCTCGGTGTATCGAGCGCGATGGTCATCGGTGGCCTGTTCGCCCTCGGCTGCGCGCTGACGATCGCCATTTTCGGCAAGCCGCGCGCCAGCGTCAAGACCGCCGCGGCCTGCATGGCCTCGTAG
- a CDS encoding PQQ-dependent sugar dehydrogenase: MFQRRRISIVLAFALTAAPSAHAELQATGEPPTAKQGWKAETVAQGVRQPWGIAWLGEGRALVTSKQGTLHLLNGKKFEDVALEGMPKVFTGGQGGLLDIVIHPQDASKPNPRVYMTVSTGTNDANRTTLVRGVFDGKKVTGIQTLFKVATDKSGGQHFGSRLLWLPDGTLLMNVADGGNPPLRIKDRLAREQAQNLATHQGSILRLTEDGKPAPGNPLAAKGALPEIWSYGHRNVQGMALDPVSGRVWATEHGPYGGDELNLVTAGGNYGWPLQSYGADYTTHEPVGKHEVAGMLNPSVAWVPSPAPSGLAVYTGDKIAAWRGSIFSGGLAAKDIRRIAVDANGKVTGQDRLAIGARVRDVRQGPDGYLYALTDEDNGRLLRIVPQ, from the coding sequence ATGTTCCAGCGACGCCGTATCAGCATTGTGCTTGCATTCGCACTGACCGCCGCGCCATCGGCCCACGCCGAACTGCAAGCCACGGGCGAGCCGCCCACCGCGAAACAGGGCTGGAAGGCCGAGACCGTCGCGCAGGGCGTGCGCCAGCCGTGGGGCATCGCCTGGCTGGGCGAGGGCCGCGCGCTCGTCACCAGCAAGCAGGGCACTTTGCACCTGCTGAACGGCAAGAAATTCGAGGACGTGGCGCTGGAAGGCATGCCCAAGGTGTTTACGGGCGGGCAGGGCGGCTTGCTCGATATCGTCATTCACCCGCAAGATGCCAGCAAGCCGAATCCACGCGTCTACATGACGGTGTCGACGGGCACGAATGACGCCAACCGCACGACCCTCGTGCGCGGCGTGTTCGACGGCAAGAAGGTGACGGGCATCCAGACCCTGTTCAAGGTCGCCACGGACAAGAGCGGCGGCCAGCACTTCGGTTCACGCCTGCTGTGGCTGCCGGACGGCACTTTGCTGATGAACGTGGCCGATGGCGGCAATCCGCCGTTGCGCATCAAAGACCGCCTGGCGCGCGAGCAGGCGCAAAACCTGGCCACGCACCAAGGTTCCATCCTGCGTCTGACGGAAGACGGTAAACCGGCGCCCGGCAATCCGCTGGCGGCCAAGGGCGCCTTGCCGGAAATCTGGTCGTACGGCCACCGCAACGTGCAGGGCATGGCACTCGATCCTGTTTCCGGCCGCGTGTGGGCGACGGAACACGGCCCGTACGGCGGCGATGAGCTGAACCTGGTAACGGCGGGCGGCAACTACGGCTGGCCCCTGCAAAGCTATGGCGCCGACTACACGACGCATGAACCGGTCGGCAAGCACGAAGTGGCGGGCATGCTCAATCCGAGCGTGGCCTGGGTGCCGTCGCCAGCGCCGTCGGGGCTGGCCGTCTACACGGGCGACAAGATTGCCGCCTGGCGCGGCAGCATTTTCAGCGGCGGCCTGGCGGCCAAGGATATCCGCCGCATCGCCGTCGATGCGAATGGCAAGGTGACGGGGCAGGACCGTCTGGCCATCGGCGCGCGCGTGCGCGACGTGCGCCAGGGGCCGGACGGCTACCTGTATGCGCTGACGGATGAAGACAACGGCCGCCTGTTGCGCATCGTGCCCCAGTAA
- the ispF gene encoding 2-C-methyl-D-erythritol 2,4-cyclodiphosphate synthase gives MTTITPPVLPFRIGQGYDCHALVENRDLIIGGVNIPHHLGLLGHSDADVLLHAITDAIFGAAALGDIGRHFPDTDAQFKGADSRTLLREAVRRVQATGYIIGNIDATIIAQRPKMAPHIAAMCANVAEDLGVSVGQVNIKAKTNEKLGYLGREEGIAAEAVALLLRA, from the coding sequence ATGACGACCATCACCCCTCCCGTATTGCCATTTCGCATTGGCCAAGGCTATGACTGCCACGCGCTGGTGGAAAACCGCGACCTGATCATCGGCGGCGTGAACATCCCCCATCACCTGGGCTTGCTCGGCCACTCCGACGCCGACGTGCTGCTGCACGCCATCACGGACGCCATTTTCGGCGCCGCCGCCCTGGGCGACATCGGCCGTCATTTCCCCGACACGGACGCGCAATTCAAGGGTGCCGATTCGCGCACCTTGCTGCGCGAAGCCGTGCGCCGCGTGCAAGCGACCGGTTATATCATCGGCAATATCGACGCCACCATCATCGCCCAGCGCCCGAAGATGGCGCCGCACATCGCCGCCATGTGCGCCAACGTGGCGGAAGACTTGGGCGTAAGTGTGGGGCAAGTCAACATCAAGGCCAAGACGAATGAAAAACTGGGCTACCTGGGCCGGGAAGAAGGCATCGCGGCCGAAGCCGTGGCCTTGCTGCTGCGGGCCTGA
- the ispD gene encoding 2-C-methyl-D-erythritol 4-phosphate cytidylyltransferase, with protein MTAAPNTIRYFALIPAAGVGARMEAGSPKQYLAIAGKPMLRHALDAFLASPLIAHTYVVVSADDGVIDTVVPAHGVTVLRCGGATRMDSILNGLHALHGSIAAHDQVLVHDAARPGLTPALIAKLITEVGDHPAGGLLALPVVDTVKRAGPAHVSAQTVPRDGLWLAQTPQMFSYALLHQALSEAPDPQAITDDASAVEALGLAPWLVEGHPRNLKVTLPRDIHTAELYLAHP; from the coding sequence ATGACAGCAGCACCGAACACCATCCGCTACTTTGCGCTGATTCCCGCCGCCGGCGTGGGCGCGCGCATGGAAGCGGGCAGTCCCAAGCAATATTTAGCCATCGCCGGCAAACCGATGCTGCGCCACGCGCTCGACGCCTTTCTTGCCAGTCCCCTGATCGCGCACACCTATGTCGTCGTCAGCGCCGACGATGGCGTGATCGACACGGTCGTGCCGGCGCATGGCGTGACTGTACTGCGCTGCGGCGGCGCCACGCGCATGGACAGCATCCTGAATGGCTTGCACGCCTTGCACGGCAGCATCGCTGCCCACGATCAGGTGCTGGTGCACGACGCGGCGCGTCCCGGCCTGACGCCGGCGCTGATCGCAAAACTCATCACGGAGGTGGGCGACCACCCGGCCGGCGGCTTGCTGGCCTTGCCCGTGGTCGATACCGTCAAGCGGGCCGGCCCTGCCCATGTGTCAGCGCAGACGGTGCCGCGCGACGGCCTGTGGCTGGCGCAGACGCCGCAAATGTTCAGCTATGCGCTGCTGCACCAAGCCTTGTCCGAAGCGCCCGATCCGCAAGCGATTACCGATGACGCCAGCGCTGTCGAAGCGCTGGGCCTGGCGCCCTGGCTCGTCGAGGGTCATCCGCGCAACCTGAAGGTGACCTTGCCGCGCGACATACACACGGCCGAGCTGTATTTGGCCCATCCTTGA
- a CDS encoding NUDIX domain-containing protein codes for MDTQATDTQLIETKVDGELVYQGGFLRVQRDRVALPDGKITAREFVLHPGAVVILPLLDDGTVLMERQYRYPLDRIFIEFPAGKIDAGESHLACAQRELLEETGYTASDWQFVSTIHNAIAYSDEHLELFLARGLVAGERQLDEGEFLETFTATVPQLLDWVKDGTITDVKTVIGIFWLDKITSGAWQAA; via the coding sequence ATGGATACGCAAGCCACTGATACGCAATTGATTGAAACCAAGGTCGATGGCGAGCTCGTCTACCAAGGCGGCTTCCTGCGCGTGCAGCGCGACCGTGTCGCCCTGCCTGACGGCAAGATCACGGCGCGCGAATTCGTCCTGCATCCGGGCGCCGTCGTCATCCTGCCGCTGCTCGACGATGGCACGGTGCTGATGGAGCGCCAGTACCGCTATCCGCTGGACCGGATCTTCATTGAATTCCCGGCCGGCAAGATCGACGCGGGCGAATCGCACCTGGCGTGCGCCCAGCGCGAGTTGCTGGAAGAGACGGGCTACACGGCCAGCGACTGGCAATTCGTCTCCACCATCCACAACGCCATCGCGTATTCCGACGAACACCTGGAATTGTTCCTGGCGCGCGGCCTGGTCGCCGGCGAACGCCAGCTCGACGAGGGCGAATTCCTGGAAACATTCACGGCCACCGTGCCGCAGCTGCTGGACTGGGTCAAGGATGGCACGATCACGGACGTGAAAACCGTCATCGGCATCTTCTGGCTCGACAAGATCACCAGCGGCGCCTGGCAAGCGGCTTGA
- a CDS encoding DUF2818 family protein: MDVTASSWLVIALGILGANLPFLNEKLFAAVPLKKAAQAEQGWRKPLALRLLEMVILYFIVGAVAFALEARIGNGFPQTWEFYAITGCLFLVLAFPGFVTRYLRKRR; this comes from the coding sequence ATGGATGTCACCGCTTCGAGCTGGCTGGTGATCGCCCTGGGTATCCTGGGCGCCAACCTGCCTTTCCTGAACGAGAAGCTGTTTGCCGCCGTGCCCCTGAAAAAGGCGGCGCAGGCGGAGCAGGGCTGGCGCAAGCCGCTGGCGCTGCGCCTGCTGGAGATGGTGATTCTGTACTTCATCGTCGGCGCCGTGGCCTTCGCGCTCGAAGCGCGCATCGGCAACGGTTTCCCGCAGACATGGGAGTTCTATGCCATCACCGGCTGTCTGTTCCTGGTGCTGGCTTTCCCGGGTTTCGTAACACGTTACCTGCGCAAACGCCGCTAG
- the nuoN gene encoding NADH-quinone oxidoreductase subunit NuoN gives MTNAPNLVPLYAEIFLLIATSALLLIDMFLPAAKRSITYVLALLTLAGCALLTVGDFNAGTTVYTFHNMFVSDPMSQLLKLFSYGAVALTLIYSRAYATDRNMLSGNLGGEFYVLALFALLGQMIMISANNFLIIYLGLELMSLSLYALIALRRDNAKATEAAMKYFILGALASGFMLYGISMLYGASGTLDLGELRVALENGKTNGTIMVFGLVFLVAGLAFKLGVVPFHMWVPDVYQGSPTAVTLLLGGAPKLAAFAITLRLLGEGLLPMAHDWQQMLLVLAVMSLAIGNFTAIAQTNLKRMLAYSTIAQMGFVLLGLLSGTVDAPNNTLNAAGAATAYGASMYYVITYVFTTLGTFGVIMLLARNGFEAEELADFKGLGKRSPIFALVMTLFMFSLAGVPPLMGFMAKYSVLASVLATGQLWLTIAAVLFSLIGAFYYLRVVKMMWFDEPTDSNALVVHGDMRVVLALNGVFVLALGVMPESILAACASAITKTLAS, from the coding sequence ATGACTAATGCACCTAATCTGGTACCGCTGTACGCGGAAATCTTTCTGCTGATCGCCACGTCGGCGCTCTTGCTGATCGATATGTTCTTGCCTGCGGCGAAGCGTTCGATCACTTACGTGCTGGCCTTGCTGACCCTGGCCGGCTGCGCCTTGCTGACCGTGGGCGACTTCAACGCGGGCACCACCGTCTACACGTTCCACAACATGTTCGTGTCGGACCCGATGTCGCAGCTGCTGAAACTGTTCTCGTACGGCGCCGTGGCGCTGACCCTGATCTACTCGCGTGCCTATGCCACCGACCGCAACATGCTGTCGGGTAACCTGGGCGGCGAGTTCTACGTGCTGGCCCTGTTTGCACTGCTGGGTCAGATGATCATGATCTCGGCCAACAACTTCCTGATCATCTACCTGGGTCTGGAACTGATGTCGCTGTCGCTGTACGCACTGATCGCTTTGCGCCGTGACAATGCCAAGGCCACGGAAGCGGCCATGAAATACTTCATCCTGGGCGCACTGGCCTCCGGTTTCATGTTGTACGGTATCTCGATGCTGTACGGCGCGTCCGGCACCCTGGACCTGGGCGAACTGCGCGTGGCGCTGGAAAACGGCAAGACCAACGGCACCATCATGGTCTTTGGCCTGGTGTTCCTCGTTGCCGGCCTGGCCTTCAAACTGGGCGTCGTGCCATTCCACATGTGGGTGCCTGACGTGTATCAAGGTTCGCCAACGGCCGTGACCTTGCTGCTGGGCGGCGCGCCGAAACTGGCCGCGTTTGCCATCACCCTGCGTTTGCTGGGCGAGGGCTTGCTGCCAATGGCGCATGACTGGCAGCAAATGCTGCTGGTGCTGGCCGTGATGTCGCTGGCCATCGGTAACTTCACCGCCATCGCGCAAACCAATTTGAAGCGTATGTTGGCGTACTCGACCATCGCACAAATGGGCTTCGTGCTGCTGGGTCTGCTGTCCGGTACCGTTGACGCACCGAACAACACCCTGAACGCGGCTGGCGCAGCGACCGCTTACGGCGCGTCGATGTACTACGTCATCACCTACGTGTTCACCACCCTGGGTACCTTCGGCGTGATCATGTTGCTGGCACGTAATGGTTTCGAAGCAGAAGAACTGGCCGACTTCAAGGGTCTGGGCAAACGCAGCCCGATCTTCGCCCTGGTGATGACCCTGTTCATGTTCTCGCTGGCCGGCGTGCCGCCGCTGATGGGCTTCATGGCCAAGTACTCGGTGCTGGCTTCCGTGCTGGCCACGGGCCAGCTGTGGCTGACCATCGCTGCCGTGCTGTTCTCGCTGATCGGTGCCTTCTACTACCTGCGCGTCGTGAAAATGATGTGGTTTGACGAGCCGACGGACAGCAATGCGCTGGTCGTGCATGGCGACATGCGCGTCGTGCTGGCTTTGAACGGCGTGTTCGTCCTGGCGCTGGGCGTGATGCCTGAGAGCATCCTGGCGGCCTGCGCTTCGGCCATCACCAAGACCCTGGCGTCCTGA